A genomic stretch from Tepidisphaeraceae bacterium includes:
- a CDS encoding GNAT family N-acetyltransferase, translating to MRIQVLRGSAAVDKLRDARFVESWRVLGAGCPWGTAFQSPAFAQTWYDTYSEDFEPVLVMGQDEQAALCGLMVLALGRDGELLVAGRHQAEYHGWLSTEAVAETFPPRAIAALNEALPGVSLRFHFLAAGTPLNWVRQGRAAELCFAAPSRRPLLDLSDGGAGAKASLSKGSNKSKLKRLQKMGAVEFRRVTDPVEFEALFPQIVLLWDLRHAAAHGSVGFHTTARQTEFHAALFRQSGLLHVTTMHVGGRLAAAHIGAITDGPRGRELQLGFIVHNPMWSRHSPGKLHLLMLARMLADDGYARFDLTPSGDGYKERFANGGDEVHTLLVLPDVSAKKRMERRERVRQAYKGLAKTVLNRLSINPLKAKLYVKAKLNGDYLKRGLWRDAGRWVKSREETRAYTRPLDGDALPPPVGQEIEVRRNALEDLLLHASRGSLASRQVFLAAALQHLDRGRQMYTVVRDGKLAQLVWVIPPGEADPDDAPANVAVPEGAVVIAEGCCQRPADAAMTRAVLNAILADARTCPGARLAMAISSGREGLSFSAVEAMGFECQQTTIGSTVLGMRMKPAIQSVNAPPSPGAVPGPQPAKRTEAPATVAAD from the coding sequence ATGCGTATTCAGGTGCTGCGCGGTTCGGCGGCAGTGGACAAGCTGCGCGACGCGCGTTTTGTCGAGTCGTGGCGGGTGCTGGGCGCTGGGTGCCCGTGGGGCACGGCGTTTCAATCGCCGGCGTTTGCGCAGACCTGGTACGACACCTATTCGGAAGACTTCGAGCCCGTGCTGGTGATGGGGCAGGATGAGCAGGCGGCGCTGTGCGGACTGATGGTGCTCGCGCTGGGGCGCGATGGCGAACTGCTCGTGGCGGGGCGGCACCAGGCGGAATATCACGGGTGGCTCTCGACTGAGGCGGTCGCCGAGACGTTTCCACCGCGGGCGATCGCTGCGCTCAACGAAGCGTTGCCCGGCGTGTCGCTGCGATTTCACTTCCTGGCGGCGGGGACGCCGCTGAACTGGGTGCGCCAGGGCCGGGCGGCCGAGCTGTGCTTTGCCGCGCCGTCGCGCCGGCCCCTGCTGGATTTGAGTGACGGTGGGGCCGGGGCGAAGGCGTCGCTCTCCAAAGGCAGCAACAAGAGCAAACTGAAGCGCCTGCAGAAGATGGGGGCGGTCGAGTTCCGGCGCGTCACCGACCCAGTGGAGTTCGAGGCGCTGTTTCCGCAGATCGTGCTCCTCTGGGATCTGCGCCACGCCGCGGCGCATGGGTCGGTGGGATTCCATACGACCGCGCGGCAGACCGAGTTTCACGCAGCGCTGTTCCGCCAGTCCGGCCTGCTGCATGTGACGACGATGCATGTCGGTGGGCGGCTCGCAGCGGCGCATATCGGCGCGATCACCGATGGCCCGCGCGGGCGCGAGCTGCAACTTGGGTTCATCGTTCACAACCCGATGTGGTCGCGTCATTCGCCTGGCAAGCTGCACCTGCTGATGCTGGCCCGCATGCTTGCCGACGACGGGTACGCGCGCTTCGACCTCACCCCCAGCGGCGACGGGTACAAGGAGCGCTTCGCCAACGGTGGGGATGAAGTCCACACGCTGCTGGTCCTGCCCGATGTCTCGGCCAAAAAGCGGATGGAACGCCGGGAGCGCGTCCGCCAGGCGTACAAGGGCCTGGCGAAGACCGTTCTCAATCGGCTGTCGATCAACCCGCTGAAGGCGAAGCTGTACGTGAAGGCAAAGCTCAACGGAGATTACCTGAAGCGCGGGCTGTGGCGCGACGCGGGCCGGTGGGTGAAATCGCGCGAGGAGACCCGGGCCTACACGCGGCCGCTGGATGGCGATGCGCTCCCGCCGCCGGTTGGGCAGGAGATCGAGGTTCGGCGCAATGCGCTGGAGGACCTGCTGCTGCACGCCAGCCGGGGGTCGCTGGCGTCGCGGCAGGTGTTCCTGGCTGCGGCGCTGCAGCATCTGGATCGGGGACGGCAAATGTACACGGTGGTGCGCGATGGAAAACTCGCCCAGCTCGTGTGGGTCATTCCGCCGGGCGAGGCCGATCCGGACGATGCGCCGGCGAACGTGGCGGTGCCCGAAGGTGCGGTCGTGATCGCAGAGGGATGCTGCCAGCGGCCGGCCGACGCGGCGATGACGCGGGCAGTGCTGAATGCCATCCTGGCCGATGCGCGAACGTGCCCGGGCGCACGACTGGCGATGGCGATCAGCAGCGGGCGGGAAGGGCTTTCGTTCAGCGCCGTGGAAGCCATGGGTTTTGAGTGCCAGCAGACGACGATCGGCTCGACGGTGCTCGGGATGCGAATGAAGCCGGCGATTCAGTCCGTGAATGCGCCGCCGTCGCCGGGCGCGGTCCCTGGTCCTCAACCGGCCAAGCGTACCGAGGCGCCTGCAACCGTGGCAGCAGACTGA